A single window of Qipengyuania sediminis DNA harbors:
- a CDS encoding DUF2147 domain-containing protein translates to MRRLVFMFAAGLFAAQPLAAAEPVTGRWLTADRDAIVAIGPCGDKLCGTIARFLVAPPQGNDQRDVNNRDAAKRSRKLLGMPILMGFTPDNESWRGTIYDPKSGKTYRSVLQRAGETLKVKGCVAVFCQTQTWTRAR, encoded by the coding sequence GTGAGAAGACTGGTTTTCATGTTCGCGGCGGGGCTGTTCGCGGCGCAACCGCTGGCCGCCGCCGAACCGGTGACCGGCCGCTGGCTGACCGCGGACCGCGATGCCATCGTCGCCATCGGCCCGTGCGGAGATAAGCTGTGCGGCACGATCGCACGCTTCCTCGTCGCCCCGCCGCAGGGCAACGACCAGCGCGACGTCAACAACCGCGACGCGGCCAAGCGCAGCCGCAAGCTTCTCGGCATGCCGATCCTCATGGGCTTTACCCCCGATAACGAGAGCTGGCGCGGCACGATCTACGATCCGAAGAGCGGCAAGACCTATCGTTCGGTGCTGCAACGCGCCGGTGAAACGTTGAAGGTCAAAGGCTGCGTGGCCGTATTCTGCCAGACCCAGACTTGGACTCGGGCGCGCTAG
- a CDS encoding class I adenylate-forming enzyme family protein has protein sequence MPTELDTAIHRITAAVTAPGQMFELTEVERRGVAMPAFVKAPPSLAHYFAHFCNQHKDALFLVDGDQRLTFGEVFAVATRIADGLATRHGVRKGDRVGIAARNSANWIVAYMGTIMAGGCATLLNGWWTGEELAYGIDLTECTLVLADAPRAARLDGHTHGAKVIVFDHGQPAEGLAMLWGEGDTAMRMLGELGPHDLATILYTSGSTSHPKGAYSDHLGVVSGVMNYICQTAMVLQILTERGQAPTVQPSALVTVPLFHVTGEIPVFIQSVAMGRKLVLMPKWDAGEALRLLDEEKITYFVGVPLMSYEMATHPERDKYDLSQCKSFAAGGAPRPVEHVTKIREAFPEGFPLLGYGLTETNAVGAGNLNENYLAKPGSTGLPSKPLVDMAILDDAGGKLPDGTIGEVAIRSAANFLGYWKNEEATAAAFTEDAYFRTGDLGYLDEDGYLFIVDRKKDIIIRGGENIACIEVEEAIYAHPAVAECSVFGVPDERFGEVPAAVYYVQPGVEVTPEDLRAFLAEHIAPFKIPAKLWRAGEQLPRLGTQKVDKRAVKAMYAKDAAPA, from the coding sequence ATGCCTACCGAGCTCGATACTGCCATCCACCGGATCACCGCCGCGGTCACCGCGCCGGGCCAAATGTTCGAACTGACGGAGGTAGAGCGCCGCGGGGTGGCGATGCCCGCCTTTGTCAAGGCGCCGCCCAGCCTCGCGCATTATTTCGCCCATTTCTGCAATCAGCATAAGGACGCACTGTTCCTGGTCGACGGCGACCAGCGCCTGACCTTTGGTGAGGTGTTTGCGGTCGCCACGCGGATCGCCGATGGCCTCGCCACCCGTCACGGGGTCAGGAAGGGCGACAGGGTCGGCATTGCCGCGCGCAATTCGGCCAATTGGATCGTCGCCTATATGGGGACGATCATGGCGGGGGGCTGCGCCACGCTCCTCAACGGCTGGTGGACCGGCGAGGAGCTCGCCTATGGCATCGACCTTACCGAATGCACGCTGGTGCTCGCCGATGCACCGCGCGCGGCCCGGCTCGACGGGCACACGCATGGCGCGAAAGTCATCGTCTTCGATCATGGGCAGCCCGCCGAAGGGCTCGCGATGCTGTGGGGGGAAGGCGACACCGCGATGCGGATGCTTGGCGAACTCGGTCCGCACGATCTCGCGACCATTCTCTACACCTCGGGCTCCACCTCGCATCCCAAGGGCGCCTATTCGGATCATTTGGGCGTCGTTTCGGGCGTAATGAACTATATTTGCCAGACCGCGATGGTCCTGCAGATCCTGACCGAGCGCGGCCAGGCTCCGACCGTGCAGCCAAGCGCGCTCGTTACCGTGCCCCTGTTCCATGTGACGGGAGAAATTCCGGTCTTCATCCAGTCGGTCGCCATGGGGCGCAAGCTGGTGCTGATGCCCAAGTGGGACGCGGGCGAGGCGCTGCGTCTGCTCGACGAGGAGAAGATCACCTATTTCGTCGGCGTGCCGCTGATGAGCTACGAGATGGCGACGCATCCCGAACGGGACAAATACGACCTCAGCCAGTGCAAGAGCTTCGCGGCGGGCGGCGCGCCTCGCCCGGTCGAGCACGTGACCAAGATCCGCGAGGCTTTTCCCGAAGGCTTCCCGCTGCTGGGCTATGGGCTTACCGAGACCAATGCGGTGGGCGCAGGCAATCTCAACGAGAACTATCTCGCCAAGCCAGGCTCCACGGGACTCCCCTCGAAGCCGCTCGTCGACATGGCGATCCTCGATGATGCCGGCGGCAAGCTCCCCGATGGCACGATTGGCGAAGTCGCGATCCGTTCGGCCGCGAACTTCCTCGGCTATTGGAAGAACGAGGAAGCTACCGCGGCCGCCTTCACCGAGGACGCCTATTTCCGCACCGGGGATCTCGGTTATCTGGACGAAGACGGCTATCTCTTCATCGTCGATCGCAAGAAGGACATCATCATCCGCGGCGGCGAGAACATCGCCTGCATCGAAGTGGAGGAAGCGATCTACGCCCACCCGGCGGTCGCCGAATGCAGCGTATTCGGAGTGCCCGATGAACGCTTTGGCGAAGTGCCGGCGGCCGTTTATTACGTCCAGCCGGGGGTCGAGGTGACCCCGGAGGACCTGCGCGCCTTTCTTGCCGAGCATATCGCGCCGTTCAAAATCCCGGCCAAGCTGTGGCGGGCGGGGGAACAACTGCCGCGTCTCGGCACCCAGAAAGTAGATAAGCGGGCGGTCAAAGCGATGTACGCGAAGGACGCCGCGCCCGCATGA
- the lgt gene encoding prolipoprotein diacylglyceryl transferase, producing MLSLLAPAADAVQSVSGAAGGPLSWASLGLTPGIELGPFTLRWYSLAYLAGILLAYWHLMKMVKAPGAPMAQRHVDDLFFYCTLGVILGGRAGFVAFYRPELLTDFSNPGLVSWGALRLWDGGMSFHGGVIGVLLAITWVAWRNQLQWLRICDYIAVNIGFGMFFGRIANFVNGELWGRATDVPWAMTFCDIEHTANSCVSSFVGRHPSQLYQAALEGLLVILVMLPLFWKTRARWRPGMLVGTFTVIIGAARFINEFFREPDSYLVSVVEQTGLSRGQWLSLPMIAVGLGVIAYSLTRKVEAKGAAEAA from the coding sequence TTGCTGTCACTACTGGCGCCCGCCGCCGATGCCGTCCAATCCGTGAGCGGCGCGGCCGGGGGTCCACTTTCCTGGGCCTCGCTCGGACTGACCCCGGGGATCGAGCTCGGGCCTTTCACGCTGCGCTGGTATTCGCTCGCCTATCTTGCGGGCATTCTGCTCGCTTATTGGCATCTTATGAAGATGGTGAAGGCGCCGGGAGCACCCATGGCGCAGCGCCATGTGGACGACCTGTTCTTCTACTGCACGCTCGGCGTGATCCTCGGCGGACGGGCCGGCTTCGTCGCCTTCTACCGGCCCGAGCTGCTGACCGATTTCAGCAACCCCGGCCTGGTCAGCTGGGGGGCGCTCCGCCTTTGGGATGGGGGGATGAGCTTCCACGGCGGGGTCATCGGCGTGCTGCTCGCGATCACTTGGGTCGCGTGGCGCAACCAGCTCCAATGGCTGCGCATCTGCGACTATATCGCGGTCAACATCGGCTTCGGTATGTTCTTCGGGCGGATCGCCAATTTCGTAAACGGGGAGCTGTGGGGCCGGGCCACGGACGTACCCTGGGCGATGACCTTCTGCGATATCGAGCACACCGCGAATAGCTGCGTTTCCAGCTTCGTCGGCCGCCACCCAAGCCAGCTCTACCAAGCCGCGCTCGAAGGGTTGCTCGTCATCCTCGTCATGCTGCCGCTGTTCTGGAAAACGCGCGCGCGCTGGCGGCCCGGGATGCTGGTCGGCACCTTCACGGTGATCATCGGCGCAGCGCGCTTCATCAACGAATTCTTCCGTGAACCGGACAGCTATCTCGTCTCAGTGGTGGAGCAGACCGGGCTCAGCCGCGGGCAATGGCTGTCGCTGCCGATGATCGCGGTCGGCCTGGGGGTGATTGCCTATAGCCTGACGCGCAAGGTCGAAGCGAAGGGGGCGGCAGAGGCGGCGTGA
- a CDS encoding class I SAM-dependent methyltransferase — translation MSRSWAARVRRLIAQTGPIPVARFMGESNAHYYATRDPLGMAGDFVTAPEISQMFGELIGLWLADLWERAGRPGGAVYAELGPGRGTLAKDALRAMAGAGLHPETHLVEGSPALRRVQAAAVPGARFHDDPSSLPAQRSLLLVANEFLDALPIRQLVRTPDGWRERMVGLRDGALAFVAGPAVLDTLLPALPADAPVDTIVEVNPGAAAVVADIGHRIAQAGGAALFVDYGHLAPRSGSTLQAVKAHCKAGALDAPGEADLSAHVDFAALAEIARNVGCRVSLTTQGDWLTTMGIDLRTAALSRIQPARAEAIAAARDRLVHPGAMGELFKVLAIVAPGWPDAAGFG, via the coding sequence GTGAGCAGGAGCTGGGCCGCTCGGGTCCGCCGACTGATCGCGCAGACTGGCCCCATTCCTGTCGCCCGCTTCATGGGCGAGAGCAATGCGCACTATTACGCGACCCGCGATCCGCTTGGAATGGCGGGCGATTTTGTCACCGCCCCCGAGATCAGCCAGATGTTCGGCGAGCTTATCGGTTTGTGGCTCGCCGATCTGTGGGAACGCGCGGGGCGGCCCGGCGGGGCGGTATACGCCGAGCTTGGCCCGGGACGCGGGACGTTGGCGAAGGACGCACTGCGGGCCATGGCCGGGGCGGGATTGCACCCCGAAACGCACCTCGTCGAAGGCTCGCCCGCGCTGCGCCGGGTGCAAGCGGCGGCGGTGCCAGGGGCGCGCTTCCACGACGATCCCTCCTCGCTTCCCGCGCAGCGCTCATTGCTCCTCGTCGCCAATGAATTCCTCGATGCGCTGCCGATCCGCCAGCTCGTGCGCACACCCGACGGCTGGCGCGAACGCATGGTCGGACTGAGGGACGGCGCGCTCGCCTTTGTCGCGGGGCCCGCAGTGCTCGATACCCTGCTTCCCGCGCTCCCCGCCGATGCGCCTGTCGATACGATCGTAGAGGTGAACCCGGGGGCCGCGGCGGTGGTGGCCGACATCGGGCACCGGATTGCCCAGGCTGGCGGGGCTGCGCTGTTCGTCGACTACGGCCATCTTGCGCCGCGCAGCGGATCGACCCTCCAGGCGGTCAAGGCGCACTGCAAGGCCGGCGCGCTCGATGCGCCCGGGGAAGCGGATCTGTCGGCGCATGTCGATTTCGCCGCGCTGGCGGAGATCGCGCGCAATGTGGGGTGCCGCGTGTCGCTGACGACGCAGGGTGATTGGCTCACCACCATGGGCATCGACCTTCGCACCGCGGCGCTTTCGCGGATACAACCCGCCCGTGCTGAGGCGATCGCCGCCGCGCGCGACCGGCTGGTTCATCCCGGCGCAATGGGCGAGCTTTTCAAGGTGCTGGCGATCGTGGCCCCCGGGTGGCCCGATGCAGCGGGCTTTGGCTGA